GCGCCGGCGTCACCCTCCGCGCCCTGTGCTCCCGTGTCGCCCTTGGCGCCGGTGGCACCGAGTGCGCCCGCCGCTCCCTGCGGACCCACCGCTCCGGGCGCGCCGGTGGCGCCCATGATGTTGACACGCAGCTCCCAGCCCGACGGGGTGTTCTTGTAGGCGTCGCCGGTGGCGGTATCGAGGTACCAGTCCCCCACGACGCTGCCCTCGTCGGTCGGTGCCCCGACACCCGAGTTCCACCGAGTCTTCAGCGTGGCCACGGCCTCGGTGCTGAGCTGGCGGGTCTCGATGGTGCGGTTCTTGATGTCCGCGGACGTGATCGAGCCGTCCTTGATGTCGCGGCCCGTGATCATGGCACCGGCGGTGGCGCCGCCGACACCCGCCGAGACGATCAGGGCACCGGCGACGACCAGGGCAGGAATGGTGCGGCCCTTGAGGCGGGCAGGGATGGACAAGGGCACGACGAGGACTCCCGGAGTGGGGTGGCGCCCACCCGGTTGGCGGCGCGGCGACTGGAGCCTGTCAGCGTCTCGGACGCGTGTCCGGCGAATGGAGCAAGAACGCGAATCGGTGGCGGCCGCGTCAGACTCGGTGCTAGCGCCGGGCGAGATCGCGGCCCCCACCTCGCCGCCCCGGGCGGCGTCGGGCTCGCCCTCTCCTCGCTGCTGTTCGTGGCCGGCGCCGCGACCAGTCCGCCCCAGGAGGACGGCAGCGCGGGGGCCCACATCGAGTCCCTGGGTGCGGATCCCTTCCTCGCCGGTCTCTCGGGGAACCTCTTCCACTGGGTCGATCCAGTTCACCGGCCTGCTCTACAGCGACTGGGTGCTCCCGGCGCTCGACCACCAGCTGTTGCTGCCGATGATCGCGTTCGGGGTCGTCGGCGGCCCGCTCGGGATCACGTTGGCTCTCGCGTGCTACGCGCCGTCGTACGTCGTGGGCTGGCGGCTCGTGCAGCGTGCCCGAGTGCACGCCTGACGGCGCAACCATCGGCGACGACAGCCTCCTGCGACGAGGACCCGCCTACGACACGGGCGGGTGGTCGGCGTGCCTCAGCCGCGAGCATCCACCAGACGTGCCAGCTCGGTGCGCGAGCCCACGCCGACCTTGCGGAAGATGTTGCGCAGGTGGCTCTCCACCGTCTTGGTCGACAGGAAGATCCGCTGGGCTATCTCCGGGTTGGTCAGCCGGTCCACCACGAGGTCGGCGATCTCGCGCTCGCGTGCGGTGAGTGAGGCGAGCCCCGCGACCCCGGATCCCGGTGAGGTCCTCCGGTGGGGTCGCCGCCCCACCCGTCCGAGCTCGCGCTCGGCCTCGTCGCGGAAGCGACGTGCGCCGCAGGCGTCCAGCGTGGCGGCCGCCTCGGTCCAGAGCGCGACAGCGCCCTCGAGGTCGCCCGTCCCTTCTACGGCTCGACCTGCGAGGGTCCTGGCCCGGGCAGCGTCGACCCGGGCGCCGACGAGGTCCGCAGCGGTTGCCGCGGCGCGGGCCGCCTCGGCCGCTCGAGCGTGGTCGCCGCCGGCCAAGGCACACGCCGCCACCGCCCGGCGAGCCAGGGACTGCGCGAACGGCAGCCCCACGACGTCCGCCCACGCGGTGGCGCCAGCGGCACATTCCTCTGCCCGGCGTACGTCACCGCGCGCCACGTGGGCACGTACGGCGATGTCGAACGCGTAGGTGCGCCACCCGCCGGGGATCCCCGTCAGCTGGGCCCCGCCGCAGGTGGCGTACAACGTCTCGAGCGCGAGCTCTGGGCGCCCGCTCTCGACCTCGATGAAGGCCAGGACCGCTCCCGCCCACGCCTCGATGCCGGTGTTGGAGCGGCGCCCAGCCAGCTCGAGGCTCTCGCGCCCGCGGTCGGATGCCTCCTCGAGGCGGCCTGCGACGGCCAGCGCGAAGGCCAGGTTGAACAGGCCCCAGGCCGTGGTCTCCGGACGCCGGGCAGCGCGCGCCGCCTCGACCATGGTGTCGCAGTGGCGGATCGACTCCTCCACCCGACCGGCGACCCACAGTGCCGTGCCATAGGCCGGGCCGAGGGTGGGGACGGCCCACATGTCCCCGCTGGCCAGAGCGAGTGCGAGACCGCGGGCACCGTGCGCGATGCACGCGTCGTAGCGGTCGAGGTAGAGCTCGGCACCGGCCATCCCACCCAGGACGTCGAGTCGGCGGGCGAGGTCGGCGTCGGTGAGGAGCGGCAGCAGCTCGAGGGCGGAGCCGAGGTGGGCCTCCGCAGCCTCGGTGGCTCCCCCCAGAGCATGGGCGAACGCCGCACCGGCGTGGGCGGCAGCGCTCAGGACCGGCTTCTGCAGTCGTTCGGCCTCGCTCGCCGCGGCGGACGTCCAGGACCTGACCGCCTCGTGGTCGCGGTTGTAGAAGGCGTCGAGCACCATGGCGACCATCACCGAGACCGCCGGCTCGCTCCGGCGGTCCAGTGGCTCGAGCGTCCGGACCAGGCGACGATGAGCGTCGGCGTACCGGCCCAGCCCCTGCTCGATGGCGACACTCGTCAGCGCGAGCTCCACGCGGGTGGCGTCGTCGGTCGCGAGCTCCAGCGCCTCGACGGCCGATGCCAGCGCGGCCTCGGGCTCGCCGAGCGCGGCGAGCAACGGCGGCTGCCGCCGCGCCAGACGCAGCCGTTGGCTCGGGTCCGCCGTTCCGGGAAGCAGTCGCAGTGCAGTGCCCAGCCACCGCACGGCGCTCGCGGGGGCGCGTGCGGCTGCCTGGTCGGCCGCCTCGACCAGCACGTCGACAGCCTCCTGGTCCCCCACTCGTGCGGCGTGCTCCAAGTGGCCCGCGAGATCGGTGGCCGGCGCGCCGAGTTCCGCGAGGCCGGCGACGCACCGCTCGTGCAGCGCGAGCCGTCGCCCCGGAGGCAGCGCGTCGTAGACGGCGCGACGCACCAGCGGGTGGCGGAACGCGAACTGCCGAGGGACGTCGCCGCTCTCGACGATGCCGCGCAGGACGAGCTGGTCGATGAGCTCGTACGCGCTCTGCTCGTCCACCCCGGCGACCCAGCCGGCGAGGTCCAGCCCGAACGGGTCGCCCACCACGGCCGCGCCCTCGGCCAGGCTCCGGGCCGGCCCGGCACGGTCGAGCTCCGCCAGGATCGCCTGCGAGATCGCAGGCGGGAGCCCATCGTCCAGCTGCGGGGCGTGCTCTCCGGTGCCCGCCAGCGTGAGCAGGTAGAAGGGGTTGCCACCGCTCACACGGTGCAGCTCCTCGGCCGAGCGACGGTCCGTCACGCCCATCAGGTCGCCCACCTGCTGGACGTCGAGGGGGTTCACCTCCACGTACCTGGCGACCCCGTCGAACACCGCGCGCGCCACGTCGGCGGCCAGGTCGGCGTCCACCTGCCGTGGTCGGTAGGCACCCACGAGCAGCAGCCGGGCCGCGCCGGGGCGACGCAGCAGGAAGGCGAACAGCTCCAACGAGGAGCGGTCGGCCCAGTGCAGGTCGTCGAGCACCAGCACGAGCGGACGCTCCCGCGACACGAGCTCCAGCAACCTGCGGATCGCTGCGTAGCCGCTCACCCGGTGCTCGGGCGTCCCCACCGACACCCCGCCGGCAGGAACGCGGATGCCGAGCGACGGGAAGAGCGTCGCAAGGCGAGTCCGGTCCTCGTCGCTCATCGCCTCCAGCACCGTCTCGTCCAAGGCGTGCAGGTGTGCGTCAAGGGCGTCGACGAACGGGCCGAGCGGGTGCTGCTCGAACTCCGAGGCGCGCCCGGTGAGAACGAAGCCACCCAGCTCGTCCACCCTCGTGCGCAGCGTGCTGAGCAGGAACGTCTTGCCGATCCCCGGCTCCCCGGCGACGACGACGGCCGTGCTGTCACCGCGGAAGGCTTCGTGCACCGCACGCATCAGTGCCTTCAGCTCGCCATCACGTCCGACAAGTCCAGCGCGCAGCACGCCTCCCCCTCCTCGCTCGCTCAGGATAGGACGAGAGTGCCGTCGGCCTCCATGCCTGAGACGAGGTACGTCCACGACGCCGCCTCCCGCAGTGCGGGGCCTGGCCCGACACGGCTCAGGGTGCGCCTCAGGGTGTCCGCCCGATGTCGGTGCGCCGGCTCGTCGACACCATCGACAGGTGCCTCGATTCAGACTCTGCCACCACCACACACCCGACGAGTGCGCCGCCGCCATGGCGTCCTGGCGCGTCTTCGCGAGCCCCCTGCGTGGGCAGTCGGCGACGGCGTCCTGCGCTCACGGTGGCCACCACGTCTGGTTCGACGTCGAGGCACCCGACCGGGAGGCAGCCCTGTCGCTGCTTCCCGGCTTCGTCGCCCACCGCACGGAGGTCGTGCGCGTGGCCGAGCTCGACCTGCCCTGAACACCGTCCGAAGGAAACCGTCATGACGTTCACCACCTCACCTGCGCCTGTCCACCGGTCGTCGACTGCTGCCGTCGCGCTCATCCTCGGCAAAGCCGGACGCGCCGGCGCATGAGTGACCCACTGTCCGCGGCTCTCAGCCTGCTCGGCGTCGCAGCGCTGGTCATGGCGCTGTGTCTCGGAGGGACGCTCGTCGCGGCCGAGACCTGGCACGTCCGTCGGCGCGGCCGGACCGCTCGCAGCCCGAGGGCGTCGGCGCAGCCGTCCACGTCCTACGGCGCTCCCCCACAGCCGACACGAGTGCATTCGGGCGGAAAGCCATGAACACCGCGCGCAGGCTGGCCGTCGCCGCCGTCCTGGTCATGGGCGCGTCCCTGGCCGTCCAGGGATCGGCCGTGCTCACCCACCCGATGTTCGCCGAGCTCGGCGCGAGCGGGGTCTCGGGGTTGCGCTTCCTCCTGGCCGCCGGTCTTGCTGTCGCGCTGGTGCGACCGCGCTGGGCCGGGCGCTCCACGACCTCATGGACGTGGATCGTCATCTACGGCTCCATCATCGCGGCCATGAACGTGGCGATGTACCGCGCCCTCGAGCACCTTCCGCTCGGAGTCGCAGTCACCATCGAGCTCCTCGGTCCACTGGCCCTGGGCGCGACCCGTCTGCCGCGCCGTTGGCTGCGTGGGCTTCCCCTCGTCAGCGTCGCCGGTCTCGTCCTCGTTGCCCGACCCGACAGCGACCTCCCGGTCATCGGGCTGGTGTTCGCAGGCTGTGCGGCCGCAGCCCTGGCGGCGTACGCCGTGGTCGCTGAGCGGATCAGCACCATGACCACGGGCAACGGCTGGGACGAGCTCGCCCTGGCCCTGGTGGTCGCCGCCGCGTGGACACTGCCGCTCTCGTGGCATGCCTTGCCGACACTCGGGGTGACCCACCTGCCCCGGCTGCTCGTCGCCGCAGGGGTCGGGGTGCTGCTGGCCTTCAGCCTCGACTTCCTCGCCGTGCGCCGAAGCTCCGCCCGCATCGTCGCCGTGCTCCTGTCGTTCGACCCGGTCCTCGGAGCCGCCCTCGGGTGGGTGTTCATGGCGCAGACCCTCAGCGTGGCGACGCTGCTCGGCATCGGCCTCATCGTGACCGCCGGCGTGGCGACCTGCGCATGGCACACAGAAGGCACCAGCCGAGCTGGGCACGAAGGGACAGCAGCGACCGGGCGGCTGGGCAGTGCCGGTGATTGAGAGCTGGTTGAACGGGGCACCAGTGTCGTGGACTGTCCGGGTGATGTGGGGGCAAGACCCGGCAGCCCGGCCCGGGCGCTCGACTCGAGCGCCCGGGCCACCTGCTCCTAGCAGCTGCGGCGTCGGGTCGCGGTCGCCACGAGGACGCGGCCATGGGCGAAACTCCTCTGGCGCACCTGACTTCAAGTCGATAGAGTCAGACCGTGGAGATCGCCCGGCGTCTTCTCGGACGGCACGCAGAGCAGGAGCAGATGCGCGTCCTCCTGGGTCATGCCCGCAACGGTCGGGGTGGTGCGCTCTTCGTCACGGGCGAACCGGGCATCGGCAAGACGACACTCCTCGATGCGACCACAGCCAGCTTGCCCGGGATGCGGCTGCTGCGGGTGAACGGCTTCGAGGCGGAGGCGACGATCCCGTTCGCTGGGTTGCAGCGGCTCGCCATCCCCCTACGTCCGCACTTCCACAAGCTGCCTGAGAATCACCGCAACGCGATGCGGATCGCTGCGGGCGCGGCAGAAGGGGCGCCGCCCGACCGGTTCCTGGTCGGGCTCGGCGTGCTGGGGCTCCTGGCTGCGGCGGGCGACGCGGAGCCCGTCGCCTGCGTGATCGACGACGCACACCTGCTCGACTCCGAGTCGCTGGACGTCCTGGGCTTGGTGGCGCGCCGACTCGAGGCGGAGTCAGTCGCGCTCGTCCTGGCGGCCCGAGACACGTCGCACCTCGAAGCGCAGCTGGCCGGGGTTCCCGTCCTTCGCCTTGCAGGTCTCGAACCCGAATGGGCGCTGCGGCTGTTGACGGCATCGCTTCCCGACGCGATCGACCCGGCTGCCGCGGCGCAGGTCGTGGCTGCAACAGGAGGCAACCCGCTTGCCCTCGTCGACCTGGCCAGCGAGCTGAGCGCCCGACAGCTGACCGAGAGCAGCCTGGCCGACGAGCCCCTGCCCATCGGACACCACCTGGAGACGCTGTACCTGCGCCGCATCCGCCACCTCTCGGGCGACCTGCAGCTGTGGCTGCTGCTCGCTGCTGCTGACTCGACCGGCAGCATCGACCTCGTCCGTGCCGCCGGCCACGCGTTGGGGCTCCCCGGTGATCCGGTCGAGGAGGCGGAGTCCGAGGGCCTCGTCGAGCTGGGGCGGACGATCGCTTTCCGGCATCCGTTGGTGCGCTCCGCTGCCTACAACGCTGTGCAGGGCGCGCAGCGGCGGCGCGCGCACCGTGCGCTCGCGTTGGCTGCCGAGGAGCTCGGACTGCTGGAGCTGGAAGCCTGGCACGCTGCCAAGGCCACGCTCGGCACCGACCCCGACGTGGCCGACAGGCTGGAACGTGTCGCGGACACGGCCGGGCGACGAGGAGGCCTCGCGTCGCGTGCCCGCGTGCTGGCGACGTCCTCGACCCTCACACCACCAGGGCAGGTGAAGTTCACGCGACTCGTAGCGGCTGCCGAGGCGGCGCTCGCGTCGGGCGCCGCCCAGCTGGCCAAGTCCTACCTGGACGACGTCGACGAAGACGCTCTGGATCCGATCTCGCGCGGGCGGCTCGTCTCGACCCGAGCAAGCATCGCGTTGTTCACGGCCGACCCGGCCCTCATGGAAGCCGGCGCCCAGATGCTGGCAGCAGCGGAGTGCTTCCACGGTCATGACGTGGCACTCGAGCAGGACGCCCTCATCAAGGCGTTCGAGTACACGCTGCCGGCAGAGCGCCTGGCACAAGGGCTGACACTGTCCGAGCTCGGCGCTCGGCTCCACAAGGGAGCCGAGCTGCGCCAGGGAACGGCCGGCACCATCCTGCGCGGACTGAGCGCGCACATCCTGCTCCCCTACGAGCACGCGGTGCCGTTGATGCGCAGCGCCGTCGACACGATCCTCGCGTTGGACGCTTCCGAGCTCCTGCGGTACGGCGCCACCAGTGTGGCTCTCACGACAGCGCTGTGGGATGCCACCGCCCGTCGCGAGTGCCTCACCCGCACTGCCACAGCAGCCCGAGACGCCGGTGCCCTGCAGCTGCTGGACTCGACGCTGTGGATCATGTCGCTGGCGGAGCTGACAGGCGGCACACCGCGCCACGCCCGCCAATACATCGAGCAAGTGCGCGAGCTGCGGCGAGCGATCGGCTACGACGCCGAACACGTCATCAACGTCGCCCTGCTGGCCTGGGCGGAGGCACCGCGACCGCAGGTGGAGACGATCGCCGAGGGCGCCGGCGCGATGGGCTTCGGCGGGGTGCAGTCCGCGGGGGCGGCTGCCCTGGCCGTCCGGGACCTCGCCGAAGGCGACTACGAGCAGGCCTACCGCCGGCTC
This genomic stretch from Nocardioides renjunii harbors:
- a CDS encoding helix-turn-helix transcriptional regulator produces the protein MAAAHSSGVWWWQSLNRGTCRWCRRAGAPTSGGHPEAHPEPCRARPRTAGGGVVDVPRLRHGGRRHSRPILSERGGGGVLRAGLVGRDGELKALMRAVHEAFRGDSTAVVVAGEPGIGKTFLLSTLRTRVDELGGFVLTGRASEFEQHPLGPFVDALDAHLHALDETVLEAMSDEDRTRLATLFPSLGIRVPAGGVSVGTPEHRVSGYAAIRRLLELVSRERPLVLVLDDLHWADRSSLELFAFLLRRPGAARLLLVGAYRPRQVDADLAADVARAVFDGVARYVEVNPLDVQQVGDLMGVTDRRSAEELHRVSGGNPFYLLTLAGTGEHAPQLDDGLPPAISQAILAELDRAGPARSLAEGAAVVGDPFGLDLAGWVAGVDEQSAYELIDQLVLRGIVESGDVPRQFAFRHPLVRRAVYDALPPGRRLALHERCVAGLAELGAPATDLAGHLEHAARVGDQEAVDVLVEAADQAAARAPASAVRWLGTALRLLPGTADPSQRLRLARRQPPLLAALGEPEAALASAVEALELATDDATRVELALTSVAIEQGLGRYADAHRRLVRTLEPLDRRSEPAVSVMVAMVLDAFYNRDHEAVRSWTSAAASEAERLQKPVLSAAAHAGAAFAHALGGATEAAEAHLGSALELLPLLTDADLARRLDVLGGMAGAELYLDRYDACIAHGARGLALALASGDMWAVPTLGPAYGTALWVAGRVEESIRHCDTMVEAARAARRPETTAWGLFNLAFALAVAGRLEEASDRGRESLELAGRRSNTGIEAWAGAVLAFIEVESGRPELALETLYATCGGAQLTGIPGGWRTYAFDIAVRAHVARGDVRRAEECAAGATAWADVVGLPFAQSLARRAVAACALAGGDHARAAEAARAAATAADLVGARVDAARARTLAGRAVEGTGDLEGAVALWTEAAATLDACGARRFRDEAERELGRVGRRPHRRTSPGSGVAGLASLTAREREIADLVVDRLTNPEIAQRIFLSTKTVESHLRNIFRKVGVGSRTELARLVDARG
- a CDS encoding EamA family transporter yields the protein MNTARRLAVAAVLVMGASLAVQGSAVLTHPMFAELGASGVSGLRFLLAAGLAVALVRPRWAGRSTTSWTWIVIYGSIIAAMNVAMYRALEHLPLGVAVTIELLGPLALGATRLPRRWLRGLPLVSVAGLVLVARPDSDLPVIGLVFAGCAAAALAAYAVVAERISTMTTGNGWDELALALVVAAAWTLPLSWHALPTLGVTHLPRLLVAAGVGVLLAFSLDFLAVRRSSARIVAVLLSFDPVLGAALGWVFMAQTLSVATLLGIGLIVTAGVATCAWHTEGTSRAGHEGTAATGRLGSAGD
- a CDS encoding helix-turn-helix transcriptional regulator encodes the protein MEIARRLLGRHAEQEQMRVLLGHARNGRGGALFVTGEPGIGKTTLLDATTASLPGMRLLRVNGFEAEATIPFAGLQRLAIPLRPHFHKLPENHRNAMRIAAGAAEGAPPDRFLVGLGVLGLLAAAGDAEPVACVIDDAHLLDSESLDVLGLVARRLEAESVALVLAARDTSHLEAQLAGVPVLRLAGLEPEWALRLLTASLPDAIDPAAAAQVVAATGGNPLALVDLASELSARQLTESSLADEPLPIGHHLETLYLRRIRHLSGDLQLWLLLAAADSTGSIDLVRAAGHALGLPGDPVEEAESEGLVELGRTIAFRHPLVRSAAYNAVQGAQRRRAHRALALAAEELGLLELEAWHAAKATLGTDPDVADRLERVADTAGRRGGLASRARVLATSSTLTPPGQVKFTRLVAAAEAALASGAAQLAKSYLDDVDEDALDPISRGRLVSTRASIALFTADPALMEAGAQMLAAAECFHGHDVALEQDALIKAFEYTLPAERLAQGLTLSELGARLHKGAELRQGTAGTILRGLSAHILLPYEHAVPLMRSAVDTILALDASELLRYGATSVALTTALWDATARRECLTRTATAARDAGALQLLDSTLWIMSLAELTGGTPRHARQYIEQVRELRRAIGYDAEHVINVALLAWAEAPRPQVETIAEGAGAMGFGGVQSAGAAALAVRDLAEGDYEQAYRRLKPLIEDPFLQVTPLEVPDFVEAACRSGRAHEATSHVTHLEELASANGSPWTQGVAHRSRALIEEDAEPHHQAAIETLTPTDLDIELARAHLLHGEWLRRNRRRRDAREQLHTALRLFEQGQAPAFAQRARAELSAIGDRQPARGSRDNLDLTPQQLTVARLAANNHTNAEIAATMFLSPNTVDYHLRKVYQKLGISSRRQLAERLGADT